In one window of Telopea speciosissima isolate NSW1024214 ecotype Mountain lineage unplaced genomic scaffold, Tspe_v1 Tspe_v1.0174, whole genome shotgun sequence DNA:
- the LOC122647810 gene encoding U-box domain-containing protein 33-like, which produces MENEVVTKFVEKKVLLAAQKLVDIQKELDELQKLRKIREEEFASLQRPQFFSVFSTLDIESATGNFNPSKKIGEGAFGNVYKGLLRQTPVAIKRFHNHCLEGQSSSNFQTGG; this is translated from the coding sequence TGGTGACTAAGTTTGTTGAGAAGAAGGTCTTGTTAGCTGCTCAAAAGTTGGTAGATATCCAAAAAGAACTTGACGAATTGCAGAAACTAAGGAAAATAAGAGAGGAAGAGTTTGCAAGCTTGCAGAGACCTCAGTTCTTCTCGGTGTTCTCTACCTTGGATATTGAGTCAGCCACTGGGAACTTCAACCCATCAAAGAAGATTGGAGAAGGGGCATTTGGGAATGTCTATAAAGGACTCCTTCGACAAACCCCTGTGGCTATAAAGAGGTTTCACAATCATTGTTTGGAAGGGCAAAGCAGCTCAAATTTCCAAACGGgag